The Pseudomonas bijieensis DNA window TCATCACCGGTTCCGGGCAATTGAGACCGGTGGCATCCAGCGTGCCGTCGACCGGCGTGTTGTTCATTTCACTCATGTTCTACTCCTGAAACTGGCCGGTATTGTCGCGCAATGTCGGGTGAGAGCAAAGCCTGTGGAGTCGCAACCATGTGAAAGCCAAACTGTGGGAGCAAGGCTTGCCCGCGATGCAGGCACCTCAGTTGCCAGACCGTGTCACCGTTCATCGCGAGCAAGCTTTGCTCCCACGGGGCTTATTGGTATCCAACCGCCGCAGATGGCACGTCACTTCCTCGCGGTCGTGGTACAGCTGCTTGCAACCGATCTCGACCTTGATACCCCGGGCCTTGAAGCCCTCGGCGATGCGTTCGAGCAGGCGTTTGACCTCGGCGTAGCGCTGTTTCATCGGCAGCTTGAGATTGACCACCGCCTCGCGGCAATGCCCTTCGCCAATCCACTCTTCCAGCATCGCCGCGTTGCGCGCCGGTTTCTCGACGATGTCGCAGACCATCCAGTCCACCGGCTGCTTGGGCTTGAATGTGAAGCCATCCGCCATCAGATGCTGCACCAGGCCGGTGTCCATCAGGCTTTCGGCCATCGGACCATTGTCGATGGCCGTCACCAACATGCCCCGGTTGACCAGTTGCCAGGTCCAGCCACCCGGCGCGGCACCAAGGTCCACACCGGTCATGTCACTGTGCAGGCGCTCGTCCCACTGGTCCCGGGGGATGAAATGGTGCCAGGCTTCTTCGAGCTTGAGGGTCGAGCGGCTCGGCGCTTCCCTGGGGAACTTCAAGCGCGGGATGCCCATCGGCCACATCGCCGAATTATCCGCGTCCGCCAGGCCCAGGAAGACTTCGCGGCCACTCTTGAAGGTCAGCAGCAGGCGCGGCTTGCGCGGATCGTCCATCAACTTGCCGGCGCCACTCAATGCCTTGCGCAGCGGGCCTTCGAATTTCTTGCAGAAGTTCGACAGTTCCTTGCCGTCGTTGGTGTCTACCACCTCCAGCCAGAGGCTGCCGCAGGTCGGGAAGTCAGCCATGTGAGCCAGAATCACGCTGATACGGTCGGTTTCCGGTAAATCAATGAACGTGCCACGGGCCCACTGGCGCGGAAAAATCAGCTCGGCAAAACGCTGCCCACGCATCAACCGCTCGGCGCCGTCCTCCTCAGTGCAGACAAATTCGGCGCAGGCGCTGGCCGGTTTGGCCTTGGCGTAGCCGGCCACGTTGAGCCGGGCCGCGTGTTCGGCGATCTCGGAACAGACCTCGCCTTCGAAGCCCGGCCGGCAGTGCATAAAAAGCGTGTTCATTGAAACTCCGTAGCAAA harbors:
- the rlmM gene encoding 23S rRNA (cytidine(2498)-2'-O)-methyltransferase RlmM, whose translation is MNTLFMHCRPGFEGEVCSEIAEHAARLNVAGYAKAKPASACAEFVCTEEDGAERLMRGQRFAELIFPRQWARGTFIDLPETDRISVILAHMADFPTCGSLWLEVVDTNDGKELSNFCKKFEGPLRKALSGAGKLMDDPRKPRLLLTFKSGREVFLGLADADNSAMWPMGIPRLKFPREAPSRSTLKLEEAWHHFIPRDQWDERLHSDMTGVDLGAAPGGWTWQLVNRGMLVTAIDNGPMAESLMDTGLVQHLMADGFTFKPKQPVDWMVCDIVEKPARNAAMLEEWIGEGHCREAVVNLKLPMKQRYAEVKRLLERIAEGFKARGIKVEIGCKQLYHDREEVTCHLRRLDTNKPRGSKACSR